CGCCCGCGGCGCGCACTCGTTGCGCCAGGTCGCTGCCGCGTCCGACATCATCGGCGTCTGCGTGCGCGATGACGCCGACGTGCAGGCCGTGGTCCTCGGCCAGGACGGTCTACTCGCCGGCGCGGCGGCTGGGACGGTGATCGCGCTGCACAGCACCATTCTGCCGCGCACGGTCACGGAGGTGGGGGCGGCCGCGGCGGCGCGCAGTGTCGGTGTCGTCGACGCCTGCATCACCGGCGGCGCCATGGGTGCGGAGCAAGGGACGCTGACGTACATGGTCGGCGGCGATCCGGCGCACCTCGAACGCTGCCGCCCGGCCTTCGCGACCTCGGCCGCACAGATCATCCATACCGGCGCGCTCGGTACCGGCGCGGCGACCAAGCTGTGCAACAATCTCATGACCTACCTCGGCTTCCTCTCCGCCTTCGAGGCGACGCTGCTGGCGCGCCGTGCAGGGCTGTCGATGGAAGCGCTCGAGGCGGT
This genomic window from Candidatus Binatia bacterium contains:
- a CDS encoding NAD(P)-dependent oxidoreductase is translated as MSLRVGFVGLGNIGKPMARRLVAGGLETTVFDLIPAAVDELVAAGARGAHSLRQVAAASDIIGVCVRDDADVQAVVLGQDGLLAGAAAGTVIALHSTILPRTVTEVGAAAAARSVGVVDACITGGAMGAEQGTLTYMVGGDPAHLERCRPAFATSAAQIIHTGALGTGAATKLCNNLMTYLGFLSAFEATLLARRAGLSMEALEAVTCANGNMTEQMRAFLMLHRLRAEQRKDADFQRLLRAFTTLAEKDLAVTLAFAREYGVALPGTALCQQLMARVYGLEDENRR